In Thalassophryne amazonica chromosome 4, fThaAma1.1, whole genome shotgun sequence, a genomic segment contains:
- the socs9 gene encoding suppressor of cytokine signaling 9: MSLPNESGNRGKDRERGARPKVRQSRSEERQDAGGGWKNGKGNKKGFASHEPVAERPVSDGFEYGELLNDLEDRDQGGSSPQNESWRWQGSDVAASLLGLGRGTARPVLGIVASPAEVPASSEAEARGSSSTRTLRQKIQDAVGQCFPIKTHTMATPPSPQCLSSAAGASSRRKIHLSELMLDDCPFPVGSELAQKWYLIKQHTAPITQPPVLDSVVVCSAPSSAVSTVVEDVDDRLRERRRISIEQGVEPPPNAEIHTFEVTAQINPLYKHGPKVAHGMNELAAADRVTIQQQQQQLLLQRQQQHQLLLQTCLDTLDEVVASASASVQVGDALSDPVVDSEVLAAGVPSTATLPQTEHHKSHEGYRIHTQIDYIHCLVPDLLPITNLPCYWGVMDRYEAETLLEGKPEGTFLLRDSAQEDYLFSVSFRRYGRSLHARIEQWNHNFSFDVHDPSVFHAPTVTGLLEHYKDPNSCMFFEPLLSNPIHRTHPFSLQHICRAVISSCTKYDGINLLPIPTALKKHLKEYHYKQRVRVRRMDTWWE, translated from the coding sequence ATGTCATTACCAAATGAGTCGGGGAACCGCGGGAAAGATCGTGAAAGGGGAGCCCGCCCCAAGGTGAGACAGAGCCGGTCGGAGGAGAGGCAAGATGCAGGTGGTGGGTGGAAAAATGGGAAGGGTAACAAAAAAGGCTTTGCCTCCCACGAACCAGTAGCTGAGCGTCCCGTCAGCGATGGCTTTGAGTATGGGGAGCTGTTGAATGACTTGGAAGACAGGGATCAGGGTGGATCCTCCCCTCAGAACGAGAGCTGGAGATGGCAGGGTTCAGACGTGGCGGCATCATTACTCGGACTGGGCCGAGGAACAGCCAGACCAGTACTGGGAATAGTCGCCTCCCCCGCCGAGGTACCAGCATCCAGTGAAGCTGAGGCCAGAGGCTCAAGCAGCACTCGCACACTCCGACAAAAAATACAAGATGCAGTGGGGCAGTGTTTCCCGATCAAAACGCATACAATGGCAACGCCACCATCTCCACAGTGTCTTTCATCAGCTGCCGGTGCCTCTTCGAGACGCAAGATCCATCTCAGTGAGTTGATGTTGGACGACTGCCCTTTCCCTGTTGGGTCTGAGCTGGCTCAGAAGTGGTACCTCATCAAGCAGCACACGGCGCCCATCACCCAGCCACCTGTGCTTGATTCTGTGGTGGTGTGCAGTGCCCCATCTTCAGCTGTTTCTACTGTGGTGGAGGATGTAGATGACCGGTTGCGAGAGCGCAGGCGCATAAGCATCGAGCAAGGCGTTGAGCCACCACCCAATGCTGAAATCCACACATTTGAGGTGACGGCCCAGATTAATCCTTTGTACAAGCACGGCCCTAAAGTGGCTCATGGAATGAACGAGTTAGCGGCGGCGGATCGAGTCACCatccaacagcagcagcagcagcttcttctgcagaggcagcagcagcaccaGCTACTGCTGCAGACCTGCTTGGACACTTTGGATGAAGTGGTGGCCTCAGCGTCAGCCTCCGTCCAGGTCGGTGATGCTCTCTCCGATCCTGTGGTGGACTCAGAGGTTCTAGCAGCCGGCGTACCTTCCACAGCCACACTCCCTCAGACTGAGCACCACAAATCTCATGAAGGCTATCGCATTCACACTCAGATCGATTACATTCACTGTCTAGTTCCAGACCTGCTGCCGATCACCAACCTCCCGTGCTACTGGGGAGTTATGGACCGCTATGAAGCAGAGACCCTGTTGGAGGGAAAGCCAGAAGGAACCTTTCTCCTCCGTGACTCTGCCCAAGAAGACTACCTCTTCTCTGTTAGCTTCCGTCGCTATGGTCGTTCACTGCACGCACGCATTGAGCAGTGGAACCACAACTTCAGCTTTGATGTGCACGACCCCAGCGTGTTCCATGCTCCCACAGTTACCGGCTTGCTGGAACACTACAAGGACCCGAACTCCTGCATGTTCTTCGAACCGCTGCTGTCCAACCCCATCCACCGCACGCATCCCTTCAGCCTGCAGCACATCTGCCGAGCGGTCATCAGCAGCTGCACCAAGTACGATGGCATAAACTTGCTTCCCATTCCAACTGCCctgaaaaagcacctgaaggaataCCACTATAAGCAGAGAGTACGTGTACGCCGAATGGATACCTGGTGGGAATGA